Proteins encoded together in one Bradyrhizobium sp. PSBB068 window:
- the argF gene encoding ornithine carbamoyltransferase has product MSKPVRHFLDINELPLGELRNMLSAGAAMKAKLKAHEKGRKPLEGKTLAMIFERPSTRTRVSFDVGMRQLGGESIMLTGAEMQLGRGETIADTARVLSRYVDAIMIRILNHDALLELAAHATVPVINGLTRRSHPCQVMADLMTYEENRGSIAGKTVAWTGDDNNVLASWAHAAERFKFQLNIATPPELSPKKPMRDWIKATGAPIVLGTDPEAAVRGADCVVTDTWVSMGDKEGERRHNVLQPYQVNAKLMSLAKPDALFMHCLPAHRGEEVTDEVIDGPQSVVFDEAENRLHAQKGILAWCFNEVA; this is encoded by the coding sequence ATGAGCAAGCCGGTCCGTCATTTCCTCGACATCAACGAGCTGCCGCTCGGCGAGCTGCGCAACATGCTGTCGGCCGGCGCCGCCATGAAGGCGAAGCTGAAGGCGCATGAGAAGGGCAGGAAGCCGCTCGAAGGCAAGACGCTGGCGATGATCTTCGAGCGCCCGTCGACCCGCACCAGGGTGTCGTTCGACGTCGGCATGCGCCAGCTCGGCGGTGAATCCATCATGCTGACCGGCGCCGAGATGCAGCTCGGCCGCGGCGAGACCATCGCCGACACCGCGCGCGTGCTGTCGCGCTATGTCGATGCGATCATGATCCGCATCCTCAACCACGACGCGCTGCTCGAACTCGCCGCGCATGCCACCGTCCCCGTCATCAACGGCCTGACCCGGCGCTCGCATCCCTGCCAGGTGATGGCCGACCTCATGACCTATGAGGAAAATCGCGGCTCGATCGCGGGCAAGACCGTGGCGTGGACCGGCGACGACAACAACGTGCTGGCGTCCTGGGCGCACGCCGCCGAGCGGTTCAAGTTCCAGCTCAATATCGCGACGCCTCCGGAGCTGTCGCCGAAGAAGCCGATGCGCGACTGGATCAAGGCGACCGGCGCGCCTATCGTGCTCGGCACCGACCCGGAAGCCGCCGTGCGTGGCGCCGATTGCGTCGTCACCGACACCTGGGTGTCGATGGGCGACAAGGAGGGCGAGCGCCGCCACAACGTGCTGCAGCCCTATCAGGTCAATGCCAAGCTGATGTCGCTCGCCAAGCCGGACGCGCTGTTCATGCACTGCCTGCCCGCGCATCGCGGCGAGGAGGTCACCGACGAGGTGATCGACGGGCCGCAATCCGTGGTGTTCGACGAGGCGGAAAACCGCCTGCATGCGCAGAAGGGCATTCTGGCCTGGTGCTTTAACGAAGTCGCGTAA
- a CDS encoding aspartate aminotransferase family protein, with amino-acid sequence MTNSAPSHLLPVFARVDLGFERGEGAWLIATNGDRYLDFTSGVAVNALGHAHPHLVKALQEQATKLWHMSNLFKSPDGEVLAARLCEQSFADFVFFCNSGAEAMEGVIKLVRHHHFSKGHGERYRIITFEGAFHGRTLGTLAATGSAKYLEGFGPPMDGFDQVPHGDIEAVKKAIGPHTAGILIEPVQGEGGVRGAPQAFFKALRALCDEHGLLLAFDEVQTGMGRTGELFAYKRTGVTPDVMSLAKALGGGFPIGAVLATAQAAAGMAPGSHGSTFGGNPLAVAAANAVLDVVLKPGFFEHVQKMSLLLKQKLASVVDRYPGVLSEVRGEGLLIGVKAVVPSGDLITALRNEKLLTVGAGDNVVRFLAPLIVTEAEIDQSIASLERACATLSPAQPRKAG; translated from the coding sequence ATGACCAACAGCGCCCCGTCGCATCTGCTCCCCGTCTTCGCCAGGGTCGATCTCGGCTTCGAGCGCGGTGAGGGCGCCTGGCTGATCGCAACCAACGGCGACCGCTATCTCGATTTCACCTCGGGCGTCGCGGTGAACGCGCTCGGGCACGCGCATCCGCATCTGGTCAAGGCGCTGCAGGAACAGGCGACCAAGCTGTGGCACATGTCGAACCTGTTCAAGAGCCCCGACGGCGAGGTGCTCGCCGCGCGGCTGTGCGAGCAGAGCTTTGCCGACTTCGTATTCTTCTGCAATTCCGGCGCTGAGGCGATGGAGGGCGTGATCAAGCTGGTCCGCCATCATCACTTCTCCAAGGGCCATGGCGAGCGCTACCGCATCATCACCTTCGAGGGCGCGTTCCATGGCCGCACGCTGGGCACGCTGGCCGCGACCGGCTCGGCGAAATATCTCGAGGGCTTCGGTCCGCCGATGGACGGCTTCGACCAGGTGCCGCATGGCGACATCGAGGCGGTGAAGAAGGCGATCGGTCCGCACACCGCCGGCATCCTGATCGAACCGGTGCAGGGCGAGGGCGGCGTGCGCGGCGCGCCGCAGGCGTTCTTCAAGGCATTGCGCGCGCTGTGCGACGAGCACGGCCTGTTGCTCGCCTTCGACGAGGTGCAGACCGGCATGGGCCGCACCGGCGAGCTGTTCGCTTACAAGCGCACCGGCGTGACGCCCGATGTGATGTCGCTGGCCAAGGCGCTCGGCGGTGGATTCCCGATCGGCGCGGTGCTGGCGACCGCGCAGGCCGCGGCCGGCATGGCGCCGGGCTCGCATGGCTCGACCTTCGGCGGCAATCCGCTCGCGGTTGCCGCCGCCAATGCCGTGCTCGACGTCGTGCTCAAGCCCGGCTTCTTCGAGCACGTGCAGAAGATGTCGCTGTTGCTCAAGCAGAAGCTCGCCTCCGTGGTGGACCGCTATCCCGGCGTGCTGTCGGAGGTGCGCGGCGAGGGCTTGCTGATAGGCGTCAAGGCCGTGGTGCCGTCCGGCGATCTGATCACCGCGCTGCGCAACGAGAAGCTGCTCACCGTCGGCGCCGGCGACAATGTGGTGCGGTTCCTCGCGCCCTTGATCGTGACCGAAGCCGAGATCGACCAGTCGATCGCCTCGCTCGAGCGCGCCTGCGCGACATTGTCGCCGGCGCAGCCGAGGAAGGCCGGATAA
- a CDS encoding GcrA family cell cycle regulator — MTVLTWSDDRVEQLKKLWESGLSASQIAAELGNVTRNAVIGKVHRLGLSGRAKAPSTAAPRQRKARPAQHMMRVARPVSRGNTALAHAFEVEMEPDPISFDNVVPMSQRLSLLELNEATCHWPVGDPSSPEFFFCGGKALAGLPYCAHHSRVAYQPAADRRRPSAKPQIK, encoded by the coding sequence ATGACGGTATTGACCTGGTCCGACGATCGCGTCGAGCAGCTGAAGAAGCTCTGGGAGTCTGGCCTTTCGGCCAGCCAGATCGCAGCGGAACTTGGCAATGTGACGCGAAACGCCGTGATCGGCAAAGTGCATCGGCTCGGCCTCTCCGGCCGCGCCAAGGCCCCCTCGACCGCCGCGCCGCGGCAGCGCAAGGCCCGTCCCGCCCAGCACATGATGCGGGTGGCGCGCCCGGTTTCGCGCGGCAACACCGCGCTCGCACACGCCTTCGAGGTCGAGATGGAGCCCGATCCGATCTCCTTCGACAACGTGGTGCCGATGAGCCAGCGGCTGTCGCTGCTCGAGCTCAACGAGGCGACCTGCCATTGGCCGGTCGGCGATCCCTCGAGCCCGGAATTCTTCTTCTGCGGCGGCAAGGCGCTCGCCGGCCTGCCCTATTGCGCACATCACTCGCGCGTCGCCTACCAGCCCGCCGCCGATCGCCGCCGGCCATCGGCGAAGCCACAGATCAAGTAA
- the phoB gene encoding phosphate regulon transcriptional regulator PhoB, whose protein sequence is MSARILVVEDEEALTTLLRYNLDAEGYDVETVGRGDDADTRLKERVPDLVVLDWMLPGLSGIELCRRLRARPETKQLPIIMLTARGEESERVRGLATGADDYIVKPFSVPELLARVKGLLRRASPERLATVLTYGDIELDREKRRVARSGRPIDLGPTEYRLLEFFLEHPGRVFSREQLLDSVWGRDIYIDERTVDVHIGRLRKLLNPGREQDPIRTVRGAGYALDDRFAKAEPQP, encoded by the coding sequence ATGAGCGCACGCATTCTGGTAGTCGAAGACGAGGAAGCGCTGACGACACTGTTGCGCTACAACCTCGATGCCGAAGGCTACGATGTCGAAACGGTGGGGCGCGGCGACGATGCCGACACCCGGCTGAAGGAGCGCGTTCCCGACCTCGTGGTGCTGGACTGGATGCTGCCGGGCCTGTCCGGCATCGAGCTGTGCCGACGGTTGCGGGCGCGGCCCGAGACCAAGCAGCTTCCGATCATCATGCTGACCGCGCGCGGCGAGGAGAGCGAGCGGGTGCGCGGGCTGGCCACCGGCGCCGACGATTACATCGTCAAGCCGTTCTCGGTGCCGGAATTGCTGGCACGGGTGAAGGGCCTGTTGCGCCGCGCGAGCCCGGAGCGGCTTGCGACCGTGCTGACCTATGGTGACATCGAGCTCGACCGCGAGAAGCGCCGCGTGGCGCGTTCGGGGCGCCCGATCGATCTCGGGCCGACCGAATATCGCCTGCTTGAATTCTTCCTCGAGCATCCCGGCCGCGTATTCAGCCGCGAGCAGCTGCTCGACAGCGTCTGGGGCCGCGACATCTACATCGATGAGCGCACCGTCGACGTGCATATCGGCCGCCTGCGCAAGCTGCTCAATCCGGGCCGCGAGCAGGATCCGATCCGCACCGTGCGCGGCGCCGGCTATGCGCTCGACGACCGCTTCGCGAAAGCCGAGCCGCAGCCGTAA
- the phoU gene encoding phosphate signaling complex protein PhoU — protein sequence MASEHTAKAFDSDLQELTRLVAEMGGLVERMITESVDALIRRDVALGKRVVAADIEIDNLQRVIEERAVLTIARRQPMAIDLREIVSAMRVATDLERIGDLAKNMGKRVAALESDFQPLKLIRGLEHMTDLVLSQVKSVLDAYAAHDLPAAMNVWKGDEEVDAICTSLFRELLTYMMEDPRNISFCIHLMFCAKNIERIGDHATNIAETVFYMIEGQQITDKRPKGDMTNFATTVPGNT from the coding sequence ATGGCTTCTGAACATACCGCCAAGGCATTCGACAGCGACCTGCAGGAGTTGACCCGCCTGGTCGCCGAGATGGGCGGCCTCGTCGAGCGGATGATCACCGAGTCGGTCGACGCGCTGATCCGCCGCGACGTCGCGCTCGGCAAGCGCGTGGTCGCCGCCGACATCGAGATCGACAATCTGCAGCGCGTCATCGAAGAGCGCGCGGTGCTGACGATCGCGCGCCGCCAGCCGATGGCGATCGACCTGCGCGAGATCGTCAGCGCGATGCGCGTGGCCACCGATCTCGAGCGGATCGGCGACCTTGCCAAGAACATGGGCAAGCGTGTCGCGGCGCTGGAAAGCGACTTCCAGCCGCTGAAGCTGATCCGCGGCCTCGAGCACATGACCGACCTCGTGCTGTCGCAGGTCAAGTCTGTGCTCGACGCCTATGCCGCGCACGACCTGCCGGCGGCGATGAACGTCTGGAAGGGCGACGAGGAGGTCGACGCGATCTGCACCTCGCTGTTCCGCGAGCTGCTCACCTACATGATGGAGGATCCGCGCAACATCTCATTCTGTATCCATCTGATGTTCTGCGCCAAGAACATCGAGCGGATCGGCGATCACGCCACCAATATCGCCGAGACGGTGTTCTACATGATCGAAGGCCAGCAGATCACCGACAAGCGCCCGAAGGGCGACATGACCAACTTTGCCACCACGGTGCCGGGTAACACGTAG
- the pstB gene encoding phosphate ABC transporter ATP-binding protein PstB codes for MTELSVSTTAAGHVPQVPLPEAPPKVTVRNLNFYYGEHHALKNINLTLGTNRVTAFIGPSGCGKSTLLRIFNRMYDLYPGQRAVGQLMLDQTNILDPKLDLNLLRARVGMVFQKPTPFPMTIYENIAFGIRLYEKISKSEMDDRVEKALRGGALWNEVKDKLNASGLSLSGGQQQRLCIARTVAVRPEVILFDEPCSALDPISTAKVEELIQELSEDYTIAIVTHNMQQAARVSDKTAFMYLGELIEFDDTNKIFTSPSDRRTQDYITGRFG; via the coding sequence ATGACCGAGCTTTCCGTCTCCACGACCGCCGCGGGCCACGTTCCCCAGGTTCCGCTTCCGGAAGCGCCGCCGAAAGTCACGGTGCGCAACCTCAACTTCTATTACGGCGAGCACCACGCGCTGAAGAACATCAACCTGACGCTCGGCACCAACCGCGTCACGGCGTTCATCGGCCCGTCGGGCTGCGGCAAGTCGACCCTGCTGCGCATCTTCAACCGGATGTATGACCTGTATCCGGGCCAGCGCGCGGTCGGCCAGTTGATGCTGGACCAGACCAACATTCTCGATCCCAAGCTCGACCTCAATCTGCTGCGTGCGCGGGTCGGCATGGTGTTCCAGAAGCCGACGCCGTTCCCGATGACGATCTACGAGAACATCGCCTTCGGCATTCGCCTCTATGAGAAGATCTCGAAGTCCGAGATGGACGATCGGGTCGAGAAGGCGCTGCGCGGCGGTGCGCTGTGGAACGAGGTCAAGGACAAGCTGAACGCCTCCGGCCTGTCGCTCTCCGGCGGCCAGCAGCAGCGGTTGTGCATCGCGCGCACCGTCGCGGTGCGCCCCGAAGTGATCCTGTTCGACGAGCCCTGCTCGGCGCTCGATCCGATCTCGACCGCCAAGGTCGAGGAGCTGATCCAGGAGCTCTCCGAGGACTACACGATCGCGATCGTGACCCACAACATGCAGCAGGCGGCGCGCGTCTCCGACAAGACCGCCTTCATGTATCTCGGCGAACTGATCGAGTTTGACGACACCAACAAGATCTTCACCTCACCGAGTGATCGACGCACCCAGGACTACATCACCGGCCGGTTCGGTTAG
- the pstA gene encoding phosphate ABC transporter permease PstA produces MNPIYKSRRRSDIVIRALCVGAALFGVTWLALILITLVYNGLAGLSVQLFTQNTPPPGSTDGGLLNAIVGSVIMTVIGVGIGAPLGLFAGTYLAEYGKHDKLTSVIRFINDILLSAPSIIIGLFIYGAVVVPMRGFSAIAGALALAVIVIPVVLRTTEDMLLLVPNPLREAASALGLPRSLVIKRIAYRAARSGLITGVLLATARVAGETAPLLFTALSNQFFSLDLTKTMANLPVTINNFVQSPYAYWKELAWSGALLITFTVLALNIGARILGAERAAK; encoded by the coding sequence ATGAACCCGATCTACAAATCCCGCCGCCGCAGCGACATCGTCATCCGTGCACTTTGCGTCGGCGCGGCGCTGTTCGGCGTCACCTGGCTGGCGCTGATCCTGATCACGCTGGTCTACAACGGCCTTGCTGGCCTCAGCGTGCAGCTATTCACCCAGAACACGCCGCCGCCGGGCTCGACCGATGGCGGTCTGCTCAACGCCATCGTCGGTTCGGTGATCATGACCGTGATCGGCGTCGGGATCGGCGCGCCGCTCGGCCTGTTCGCCGGCACCTACCTCGCCGAGTACGGCAAGCACGACAAGCTGACCTCGGTGATCCGCTTCATCAACGACATCCTGCTCAGTGCGCCCTCGATCATCATCGGCCTGTTCATCTATGGCGCGGTCGTGGTGCCGATGCGCGGCTTCTCGGCGATCGCAGGCGCGCTGGCGCTCGCCGTGATCGTGATCCCGGTCGTGCTGCGCACCACCGAGGACATGCTGCTGCTGGTGCCCAATCCGCTGCGCGAGGCGGCCTCCGCGCTCGGCCTGCCGCGTTCGCTGGTGATCAAGCGGATCGCTTACCGTGCGGCCCGGTCGGGTCTGATCACCGGCGTGCTGCTGGCGACCGCACGCGTCGCCGGCGAAACCGCGCCGCTGCTGTTCACCGCGCTGTCGAACCAGTTCTTCAGTCTGGATCTGACCAAGACGATGGCCAACCTGCCGGTGACCATCAACAACTTCGTGCAGAGCCCCTACGCCTACTGGAAAGAGCTGGCGTGGAGCGGTGCACTGCTGATCACATTCACCGTGCTCGCGCTGAATATCGGCGCGCGTATCCTTGGTGCCGAAAGGGCCGCAAAATGA
- the pstC gene encoding phosphate ABC transporter permease subunit PstC, producing MAVQSDVMEAAGPYDRAKALSAFKLGDLTFYWITRISAISVLLILGGIILSLIVGAWPAMKEYGFAFLWTQRWAPSADPPVLGALGPIYGTLITSVIAMLIAIPVGIGIAVFLTELCPQMLRRPIGIAIELLAGIPSIIYGMWGFFVLGPFLANTFQPFMIRLFEGVPVLGAVFAGPPSYLSLFNAALILAIMVLPFITAISVDVFKTVPPVLKEAAYGMGCTTWEVVRSVVIPYTRVGVIGGIMLALGRALGETMAVTFIIGNSFRISSSIFAPGTTISAAIASEFAESDGLHQSGLILLGLLLFVLTFFVLAGARLMLMRLETKAGK from the coding sequence ATGGCTGTTCAGAGCGATGTGATGGAAGCCGCGGGACCTTACGATCGCGCCAAGGCCCTCAGTGCCTTCAAGCTCGGTGATCTCACCTTTTATTGGATCACCCGCATCTCGGCGATCTCGGTCCTGTTGATCCTCGGCGGCATTATCCTGTCGCTGATCGTCGGCGCCTGGCCGGCGATGAAGGAATACGGCTTTGCCTTCCTCTGGACCCAGCGCTGGGCGCCCTCGGCTGATCCGCCGGTGCTCGGCGCGCTCGGCCCGATCTACGGCACGCTGATCACCTCGGTGATTGCGATGCTGATCGCGATCCCCGTCGGCATCGGCATCGCCGTGTTCCTCACCGAACTGTGCCCGCAGATGCTGCGCCGCCCGATCGGCATCGCGATCGAGCTGCTCGCCGGCATCCCCTCGATCATCTACGGCATGTGGGGCTTCTTCGTGCTGGGCCCGTTCCTGGCCAACACGTTCCAGCCGTTCATGATCAGGCTGTTCGAGGGCGTCCCGGTGCTCGGCGCGGTGTTCGCCGGCCCGCCGTCCTATCTCAGCCTGTTCAATGCGGCGCTGATCCTCGCCATCATGGTGCTGCCCTTCATCACCGCGATCTCGGTTGACGTGTTCAAGACCGTGCCGCCGGTGCTGAAGGAAGCCGCCTACGGCATGGGCTGCACCACCTGGGAAGTCGTCCGCAGCGTAGTGATCCCCTACACCCGCGTCGGCGTGATCGGCGGCATCATGCTGGCGCTCGGCCGCGCCCTCGGCGAGACCATGGCGGTGACCTTCATCATCGGCAACTCGTTCCGCATCTCGTCGTCGATCTTCGCGCCGGGCACCACGATCTCGGCGGCGATCGCTAGCGAATTCGCCGAGAGCGACGGCCTGCACCAGTCCGGCCTGATCCTGCTCGGCCTCTTGCTGTTCGTGCTGACCTTCTTCGTGCTCGCCGGTGCGCGGCTGATGCTGATGCGGCTTGAAACGAAAGCGGGGAAGTAG
- the pstS gene encoding phosphate ABC transporter substrate-binding protein PstS, with amino-acid sequence MNFIKAIVAAGMVAASTSAFAADITGAGATFPFPIYSKWADAYKKDTGNGLNYQSIGSGAGIKQIQAKTVTFGATDAPLKAEQLEKDGLVQWPMVMGAIVPVVNVEGIKPGDLVLSGEVLGDIYLGKITKWNDAAIAKLNPKLTLPGDAITVVRRSDGSGTTFNFTDYLSKSNADWKSKVGSGTAVEWPVGVGAKGNEGVAGNISQTKNAIGYVEYAYAKQNKLTYTALVNKAGKTVQPTVAAFQAAASNADWSKAPGYYVILTDQPGDASWPITAATFILMHKESTDKAASQEALKFFKYAFEKGGKAAEELDYIPMPDSVVKLIEKTWSSEIKS; translated from the coding sequence ATGAATTTCATCAAAGCAATCGTCGCTGCCGGCATGGTGGCCGCTTCGACGTCGGCCTTCGCTGCCGATATTACCGGCGCGGGCGCGACGTTTCCGTTCCCGATCTATTCGAAGTGGGCTGATGCCTACAAGAAGGACACCGGCAATGGCCTGAACTATCAGTCGATCGGTTCCGGCGCCGGCATCAAGCAGATCCAGGCCAAGACCGTGACCTTCGGCGCCACCGACGCGCCGCTCAAGGCCGAGCAGCTCGAGAAGGACGGCCTCGTCCAGTGGCCGATGGTGATGGGTGCGATCGTTCCGGTCGTGAACGTCGAGGGCATCAAGCCGGGCGATCTCGTGCTGTCCGGCGAAGTGCTCGGCGACATCTATCTCGGCAAGATCACCAAGTGGAATGACGCGGCGATCGCCAAGCTCAATCCGAAGCTGACCCTGCCGGGTGACGCGATCACCGTCGTGCGCCGTTCGGACGGTTCGGGCACCACCTTCAACTTCACCGACTACCTCTCCAAGTCGAACGCCGACTGGAAGTCCAAGGTCGGCTCCGGCACCGCGGTCGAGTGGCCGGTCGGCGTCGGCGCCAAGGGCAACGAAGGCGTTGCCGGCAACATCAGCCAGACCAAGAACGCGATCGGCTATGTCGAATACGCCTATGCCAAGCAGAACAAGCTGACCTACACGGCGCTGGTCAACAAGGCCGGCAAGACCGTGCAGCCGACCGTCGCCGCCTTCCAGGCTGCTGCGTCGAATGCCGACTGGTCGAAGGCCCCCGGCTACTACGTGATCCTGACCGACCAGCCGGGCGACGCCTCCTGGCCGATCACCGCGGCGACCTTCATCCTGATGCACAAGGAATCGACCGACAAGGCGGCCTCGCAGGAAGCGCTCAAGTTCTTCAAGTACGCCTTCGAGAAGGGCGGCAAGGCGGCCGAAGAGCTCGACTACATCCCGATGCCGGACTCGGTCGTCAAGCTGATCGAGAAGACCTGGTCCTCGGAGATCAAGAGCTAA
- a CDS encoding two-component sensor histidine kinase translates to MAIDDTPQSIFAPWPDRLRHSALILLAAALALSVVVALGELSLVRACAVFVCIAAAALVPWRLHDAGTSREDVRGVNPVEAAAVSAVVAGMPDPAVLLDRAGRVIHLNAAAAQLAPALRRNELAQFALRSPEIITALREAIATTEPRRATYSDHVPVDRWMELVITPVPVPTQFGGTEKCMLMTFHDLTPLRRVEEMRADFVANASHELRTPLAALSGFIDTLQGPAREDARARERFLGIMHTQATRMARLIDDLLSLSRVELSAHVRPEASIDIVPIIREVADGLEMLASERQVEIEVDLPQAPVRIAGDREELLRLFENLIENALKYGASGGRVIVSLNQTVPGGSGEGSPEIRVMVRDFGPGIAPEHLPRLTERFYRVDVGDSRNQGGTGLGLSLVKHILNRHRGRLLIESVPNNGATFTACFPRPKTPLPTQS, encoded by the coding sequence ATGGCAATTGACGATACGCCGCAATCCATCTTCGCACCCTGGCCCGACCGCCTGCGCCATTCCGCGCTGATCCTGCTTGCTGCGGCGCTGGCGCTCAGCGTGGTGGTCGCGCTCGGCGAATTGTCGCTGGTGCGCGCCTGCGCGGTGTTCGTCTGCATCGCCGCCGCAGCGCTGGTGCCTTGGCGGCTGCATGATGCCGGGACTTCGCGCGAGGACGTCCGCGGCGTCAATCCGGTCGAGGCTGCCGCGGTCAGCGCCGTCGTCGCCGGCATGCCCGATCCGGCCGTGCTGCTCGATCGCGCCGGGCGCGTCATCCATCTCAATGCCGCCGCGGCCCAGCTCGCGCCGGCGCTGCGCAGGAACGAATTGGCGCAATTTGCCCTGCGTTCGCCGGAAATCATCACCGCGCTGCGCGAGGCGATCGCGACCACCGAGCCGCGCCGCGCCACTTACTCGGACCACGTTCCGGTCGATCGCTGGATGGAATTGGTGATCACGCCGGTGCCGGTGCCGACCCAGTTCGGCGGCACCGAGAAATGCATGCTGATGACATTCCACGACCTGACGCCGCTGCGCCGGGTCGAGGAGATGCGCGCCGACTTCGTCGCCAATGCCAGCCACGAGCTGCGCACCCCGCTCGCCGCCCTGTCCGGCTTCATCGACACGCTGCAGGGGCCGGCGCGCGAGGACGCGCGGGCCCGCGAACGCTTCCTCGGCATCATGCACACCCAGGCCACCCGCATGGCGCGGCTGATCGACGACCTCCTGTCGCTGTCGCGGGTCGAACTGTCGGCCCATGTGCGGCCCGAGGCCTCGATCGACATCGTGCCTATCATCCGCGAGGTGGCTGACGGGCTCGAGATGCTGGCCAGCGAGCGCCAGGTCGAGATCGAGGTCGACCTGCCGCAAGCCCCGGTCAGAATCGCCGGCGACCGCGAGGAACTGCTCCGCCTGTTCGAGAACCTGATCGAGAATGCCCTCAAATACGGCGCCTCGGGCGGCCGCGTCATAGTGTCGCTCAATCAGACCGTTCCGGGCGGATCGGGCGAGGGAAGCCCCGAAATCCGTGTCATGGTACGGGATTTCGGCCCCGGCATCGCGCCCGAGCACCTGCCGCGGCTGACCGAGCGCTTCTACCGGGTGGACGTCGGCGACAGCCGCAACCAGGGCGGAACGGGCCTCGGATTATCGCTGGTGAAACATATTCTTAACCGTCATCGCGGGCGTCTTCTGATCGAGAGCGTGCCGAACAATGGCGCGACTTTTACTGCCTGTTTTCCCCGGCCGAAGACCCCGCTACCGACTCAAAGCTAA
- a CDS encoding UPF0104 family protein, with the protein MAFLRQKQLLHRLGVVISIAVIGIACYVLYHMLRGIDTNEVLEAIKSTEPRQIMLAGLFVAAGYFTLTFYDLFAVRAIGHAHVPYRINALAAFTSYSIGHNVGASVFTGGAVRYRIYSAWGLNAIDVAKICFLAGLTFWLGNAAVLGLGIAYHPEAAANIDQLPPWLNRTLAFGIIIALVAYVVWVWTQPRVVGRGPWTVTLPGGPLTLLQIAIGIVDLGFCALAMYVLVPDEPNLGFVVVAVIFVSATLLGFASHSPGGLGVFDAAMLVGLWQMDREDLLGGMLLFRLLYYIAPFVISVILLTFREVIVGARLKRLPQTDSGPRAEPHHEAVLVRKRGDSGV; encoded by the coding sequence ATGGCGTTTCTACGCCAGAAGCAACTCCTGCATCGGCTGGGTGTTGTCATCAGCATCGCCGTCATCGGCATCGCCTGCTACGTCCTCTACCACATGCTGCGCGGCATCGACACCAACGAGGTGCTCGAGGCCATCAAGAGCACCGAGCCGCGGCAGATCATGCTGGCGGGACTATTCGTCGCAGCCGGCTATTTCACGCTGACCTTCTACGACTTGTTCGCGGTGCGCGCGATCGGCCACGCCCATGTGCCCTATCGCATCAATGCGCTCGCGGCATTCACCTCCTATTCGATCGGCCACAATGTCGGCGCCAGCGTCTTCACCGGCGGCGCGGTGCGCTACCGGATCTATTCGGCCTGGGGACTAAACGCGATCGACGTCGCCAAGATCTGCTTTCTCGCCGGCCTCACCTTCTGGCTCGGCAATGCCGCGGTGCTCGGGCTCGGCATCGCCTATCACCCGGAGGCCGCGGCCAACATCGACCAGCTGCCGCCCTGGCTCAACCGCACGCTGGCGTTCGGCATCATTATCGCGCTGGTCGCCTATGTGGTCTGGGTCTGGACCCAGCCGCGGGTGGTCGGTCGCGGCCCCTGGACGGTGACCCTGCCGGGCGGCCCGCTGACGCTGCTGCAGATCGCGATCGGCATCGTCGACCTCGGCTTCTGCGCGCTCGCGATGTACGTGCTGGTGCCGGACGAGCCCAATCTCGGCTTCGTCGTGGTCGCGGTCATCTTCGTGTCGGCGACCCTGCTCGGCTTCGCCAGCCACTCCCCCGGCGGGCTCGGGGTGTTCGACGCCGCCATGCTGGTCGGCCTCTGGCAGATGGACCGCGAGGACCTGCTCGGCGGTATGCTGCTGTTCCGGCTGCTCTACTATATTGCGCCGTTCGTCATATCTGTAATCTTGCTGACGTTTCGGGAGGTTATCGTCGGCGCCCGACTCAAACGGCTGCCGCAGACTGATTCGGGTCCCCGCGCCGAGCCGCACCACGAGGCGGTTCTGGTCCGCAAGCGGGGCGATTCCGGGGTCTGA
- a CDS encoding Rdx family protein — translation MTDLSITYCRPCGYEMRAREAATLLRERLGLDAELVPGKGGVFEVKLDGKVIARRVKGHFPDAEEIVAAVTTARA, via the coding sequence ATGACCGATCTCTCGATCACCTATTGCCGTCCCTGCGGCTACGAGATGCGCGCCAGGGAGGCGGCCACGCTGCTGCGCGAACGCCTTGGCCTCGATGCGGAGCTGGTGCCCGGCAAGGGCGGCGTCTTCGAGGTCAAGCTTGACGGCAAAGTGATCGCCAGGCGCGTGAAGGGACATTTCCCCGATGCCGAAGAAATCGTCGCCGCAGTGACTACCGCGCGGGCATAA